Proteins encoded by one window of Flagellimonas lutaonensis:
- the ftsH gene encoding ATP-dependent zinc metalloprotease FtsH, with product MPKRPYGGYGISWFYWLLLGFILFFSIVSNPLGRATEISWAKFEENVLAKNAVERIVVVNKEIAEIYLKKDRLDDEDFKEVTDGVLTSEIGPHYYITIGSVESFEGKLQRAQEGMPDIEKIDVRYENRTNWITIFSWLLPLGIIILFWVYMLRRMGGGGAGSNPLFNFGKSAPRISEKGTKSSATFKDVAGLKEAKAEVMEVVDFLKNPETYTKLGAKIPKGVMLVGPPGTGKTLMAKAVAGEAGVPFFSMSGSEFVEMFVGVGASRVRDLFKKAKEKAPSIVFIDEIDAVGRSRGKINAFQANDERESTLNQLLTELDGFGPNTGVIVLAATNRPDVLDKALLRPGRFDRHIYLELPTKEERKEIFGVHLRPLKLSENVDVDLLAKLSPGFSGADIANICNEAALIAARKKKSEVEQQDFMEARDRVIGGLERKSKIISPKEKEIVAYHEAGHAVVSWHLKNVDSLVKVSIIPRGKSLGSAWYLPEERQIVTKSQFMDQICASLGGRAAEEIIFDEISSGALDDLEKVTKQAYTMVSYYGLDEEIGPISYYDSTGQNERILGKPYSEEMAKLIDKEVQNLVTTAYERTKTLLLDHREELEKLAQLLLRQEVVDKEDLEKLLGKRSEKILADGAK from the coding sequence ATGCCAAAGCGACCTTATGGGGGCTATGGCATCAGCTGGTTTTATTGGCTATTGCTCGGTTTTATACTATTTTTCTCGATAGTCTCAAACCCCTTGGGAAGGGCAACCGAAATCAGTTGGGCAAAATTCGAGGAGAACGTGCTTGCCAAGAATGCCGTTGAAAGAATTGTGGTCGTCAACAAAGAAATCGCAGAGATCTACCTTAAAAAAGATCGACTCGATGATGAAGATTTCAAAGAAGTCACCGATGGTGTCTTGACGTCAGAAATTGGCCCACACTATTATATCACCATTGGCTCGGTCGAGAGTTTTGAGGGCAAATTGCAAAGAGCGCAAGAGGGTATGCCCGACATTGAAAAAATCGATGTTCGTTATGAGAACCGCACCAACTGGATCACCATATTCTCTTGGCTGCTTCCCTTGGGCATCATCATACTGTTTTGGGTGTACATGCTTAGGAGAATGGGCGGTGGTGGAGCTGGCAGTAACCCGTTATTCAATTTTGGGAAATCGGCACCAAGAATATCAGAAAAGGGAACCAAGAGTTCGGCTACCTTCAAAGATGTCGCCGGACTAAAAGAGGCGAAGGCCGAGGTTATGGAAGTGGTCGATTTCCTTAAAAACCCTGAAACGTATACCAAATTGGGTGCCAAGATACCAAAAGGCGTAATGCTCGTAGGTCCACCGGGCACCGGCAAGACCCTTATGGCCAAAGCGGTGGCTGGCGAAGCTGGCGTACCTTTCTTCTCGATGTCGGGATCTGAGTTCGTAGAGATGTTCGTTGGCGTCGGTGCCTCTAGGGTACGAGACCTCTTTAAGAAGGCCAAGGAAAAAGCACCCAGCATTGTTTTTATCGATGAAATCGACGCCGTAGGGCGTTCGCGTGGCAAAATCAACGCCTTTCAGGCGAACGATGAGCGCGAAAGCACATTGAACCAATTGCTCACCGAGCTTGACGGCTTTGGCCCCAATACAGGGGTCATCGTACTCGCCGCCACCAACCGCCCCGATGTGCTTGACAAGGCCCTTTTGCGGCCCGGTAGGTTCGATCGCCATATATATTTGGAGTTGCCGACCAAAGAAGAACGAAAAGAAATTTTCGGGGTACACCTGAGACCTTTAAAACTTTCAGAAAATGTGGATGTGGATCTCTTGGCCAAATTGAGCCCCGGTTTTTCAGGGGCCGATATCGCCAACATCTGCAACGAAGCCGCATTGATTGCCGCAAGAAAAAAGAAATCGGAAGTGGAACAGCAAGATTTTATGGAAGCCCGCGACCGTGTCATCGGTGGTTTGGAACGCAAGAGTAAGATCATCTCGCCCAAAGAAAAGGAAATCGTAGCATATCACGAAGCTGGTCATGCTGTGGTTAGTTGGCACCTTAAGAATGTAGACTCCCTGGTCAAGGTGTCCATTATTCCGAGAGGGAAATCATTGGGTTCTGCCTGGTACTTGCCCGAAGAACGGCAAATTGTGACCAAATCACAGTTCATGGACCAAATATGCGCTTCGCTGGGTGGAAGAGCCGCAGAAGAAATCATCTTTGACGAAATATCTTCAGGTGCTTTGGATGACCTTGAAAAAGTCACCAAACAAGCCTATACCATGGTGTCCTATTATGGGCTTGACGAAGAAATTGGCCCTATCAGTTATTACGATTCCACTGGCCAGAACGAACGCATTTTGGGAAAGCCCTACAGCGAAGAAATGGCCAAATTGATCGATAAAGAAGTACAAAATCTGGTAACCACCGCCTATGAACGCACCAAGACCCTGTTGTTGGATCATAGGGAAGAGCTTGAAAAACTGGCACAGCTCCTCCTAAGGCAAGAAGTGGTTGACAAAGAAGACCTTGAGAAACTCTTGGGGAAAAGAAGTGAAAAGATATTGGCAGATGGTGCCAAGTGA
- a CDS encoding carboxymuconolactone decarboxylase family protein → MIKDHSKKYNDLTRNMKKLRQHIPATMHSFGELHTASTAKGVLSSKTKELIALGIAITVRCDGCVAYHVHDALAAGASSQEILETIGVAILMGGGPSVVYGCEALEALDQFAILEKNGA, encoded by the coding sequence ATGATCAAAGACCATTCAAAAAAGTACAACGACTTGACGCGGAACATGAAAAAACTGCGACAGCATATTCCTGCAACCATGCACAGTTTTGGAGAACTGCATACTGCCAGTACCGCCAAGGGCGTACTTTCTTCCAAAACCAAAGAACTTATTGCTCTGGGCATTGCTATTACCGTGCGCTGTGACGGCTGTGTCGCCTATCATGTGCACGATGCACTGGCCGCAGGAGCTTCTTCTCAAGAAATATTAGAGACCATTGGCGTGGCCATATTGATGGGCGGTGGCCCATCGGTGGTCTATGGCTGTGAAGCGCTCGAAGCATTGGATCAATTTGCAATCTTGGAAAAGAATGGCGCATGA
- a CDS encoding acetate/propionate family kinase yields the protein MNILIINAGSSSIKFQLIAMPAQRVVCSGRVERIGSDDAVLTYKTNVVDFKKEYAVKTHKEGFQKIADMLLHPKKGAIKSPDEIAAVGHRVVHGGDSFAKTTLITQAVKEEIKEFAALAPLHNPHNLEGILIAEQLFPRAKQVAVFDTAFHQTMPVKARKYAIPNEFYENHGIQVYGFHGTSHKYVSEKAIAYLKKDKSKIITIHLGNGCSMTAVADGKSVDHSLGFAPSNGLIMGSRSGDIDHSVIFHLVDSLGYTLEEVNTLLTKKSGMLGLTGFSDLRDIEAEAEKGNTSCQLALEMNAHRIKKYIGAYTAAMNGLDAIVFTAGIGENSSRMRKRVCADMDYLGLKLDDAKNESRSDSLMEINTGTSKVKILVIATDEELEIAKQAFDMVS from the coding sequence ATGAATATCCTCATTATCAACGCCGGAAGCTCCTCCATAAAATTCCAACTGATCGCCATGCCGGCCCAAAGAGTGGTATGTTCGGGCAGGGTCGAACGTATCGGTTCTGATGATGCTGTGCTGACATACAAGACCAATGTTGTTGATTTCAAGAAAGAGTACGCGGTCAAGACCCATAAAGAAGGGTTTCAAAAAATTGCGGATATGCTGCTGCATCCTAAAAAAGGGGCCATAAAAAGCCCTGATGAGATCGCTGCCGTAGGCCATCGAGTGGTACATGGCGGGGACTCATTCGCCAAGACCACTTTAATCACCCAAGCGGTCAAGGAAGAAATAAAGGAGTTTGCCGCTTTGGCCCCCTTGCACAATCCGCATAATTTAGAGGGCATCCTTATAGCGGAACAATTATTTCCCAGAGCCAAACAGGTGGCCGTCTTTGATACCGCCTTTCACCAGACCATGCCCGTTAAGGCACGCAAATATGCCATTCCCAACGAATTTTACGAGAACCACGGCATTCAGGTATATGGGTTTCATGGCACCAGCCACAAGTATGTCTCAGAAAAGGCCATTGCGTATTTAAAGAAAGACAAATCAAAAATCATCACCATCCATCTGGGCAATGGTTGCAGCATGACCGCAGTGGCCGATGGCAAAAGTGTGGACCACAGCCTTGGATTTGCCCCCTCGAACGGACTCATCATGGGTTCGCGAAGCGGCGACATAGACCATTCGGTTATTTTCCACTTGGTCGATAGTTTGGGATATACCTTGGAAGAAGTGAACACCCTGTTGACCAAAAAGAGTGGCATGCTGGGCCTTACTGGGTTCAGCGATCTGCGCGATATTGAGGCCGAAGCGGAAAAGGGAAACACAAGTTGCCAACTGGCCCTTGAAATGAATGCCCATCGCATTAAAAAATATATCGGGGCCTACACCGCCGCCATGAACGGATTGGATGCCATTGTGTTTACGGCGGGCATTGGTGAAAATTCAAGTCGAATGCGAAAAAGGGTCTGTGCCGATATGGATTATTTGGGCCTAAAATTGGATGATGCGAAAAACGAATCAAGATCAGATTCCCTCATGGAAATCAACACAGGCACTTCAAAGGTCAAGATATTGGTCATTGCCACCGATGAGGAACTTGAGATTGCGAAACAGGCATTCGATATGGTCTCTTGA
- the pta gene encoding phosphate acetyltransferase has translation MNKAVYIATTEPKSGKSIVSLGLMQVLLGKIAKVGYFRPIIDDLVDGKEDNHIHTVISYFELDLKHDEAYAFTRSQVVKKLNKNKEDEVLDKIIRKYKAIEDRFDFVLVEGTDFTGEGGIIEWDINVLMAKNLGIPTIILTSGVGKTLDEFIGDMYLAYDSFKDKGVEVVMLVANKIRPENVTLVKEALKNELPDDVLVGTIPLNPILGNPTIKEIVDQLEGEVLFGEDYMNNQAGHFGVGAMQLRNYLTHLREDGLVITPGDRADIILGALQANLSSNYPTVSGIVLTGGLRPEESIIKLIEGLSEVVPIISVQDDTFDITNRVGAIAPKIYAENTQKITTSIQDFAKYTPVEELADRLITFTPNGITPRMFQYNLLKTAQTDKKHIVLPEGSDERILYAAKELVDTGAATITLLGDPQQITEKVTQLDLDLDIGKISILDPASADCFDDYAETLYELRKHKNLNRAMARDLMTDVSYFGTMMVYKGHADGMVSGAVHTTQHTIRPALQFIKTVPGVSLVSSIFFMCLPDRVVVFGDCAINPNPTAEQLAEIAISSADTGAAFGIEPKIAMLSYSSGTSGMGEDVDRVRTATELVKQKRPDLKIEGPIQYDAAVDLQVGRSKLPDSQVAGQATIFIFPDLNTGNNTYKAVQRETGALAIGPMLQGLRKPVNDLSRGCTVDDIVNTVIITAIQAQGM, from the coding sequence ATGAACAAAGCCGTTTATATTGCCACCACCGAACCCAAGAGCGGCAAATCAATCGTTTCTCTCGGATTGATGCAGGTGTTGTTGGGCAAGATTGCCAAAGTGGGCTATTTCAGGCCCATTATCGATGACCTTGTCGATGGAAAAGAGGACAACCACATCCACACCGTCATCTCCTATTTTGAACTGGATCTGAAACATGATGAGGCCTATGCCTTTACCCGGAGCCAAGTGGTAAAAAAGCTCAACAAGAACAAAGAGGATGAGGTGCTCGACAAAATCATACGAAAGTACAAGGCGATTGAAGACCGGTTTGATTTTGTGCTTGTGGAAGGCACCGATTTCACCGGTGAGGGCGGTATCATCGAATGGGACATCAACGTGCTCATGGCCAAGAACTTGGGCATACCGACAATTATCTTGACCAGTGGTGTGGGCAAGACACTCGATGAGTTCATCGGAGACATGTACCTCGCCTACGACTCGTTCAAAGACAAGGGAGTAGAGGTGGTCATGCTGGTCGCCAACAAGATCCGGCCCGAAAACGTGACCTTGGTCAAAGAGGCTCTCAAAAATGAACTGCCCGACGATGTGCTTGTGGGCACCATTCCACTGAACCCAATCTTGGGCAACCCCACCATCAAGGAAATTGTTGACCAGCTTGAGGGCGAAGTGCTTTTTGGCGAAGATTATATGAACAACCAAGCGGGGCATTTTGGTGTGGGGGCGATGCAACTGCGCAATTACCTGACACACTTGCGAGAAGACGGCTTGGTCATTACCCCCGGCGACCGTGCCGATATTATCTTGGGGGCCTTGCAGGCGAACCTGTCCTCCAACTATCCGACCGTCTCGGGAATCGTGCTCACCGGTGGGCTGCGGCCTGAAGAATCCATTATTAAATTGATTGAAGGGCTATCAGAAGTTGTTCCTATTATATCAGTGCAAGACGATACCTTTGATATTACCAATCGCGTTGGAGCCATTGCACCGAAAATTTATGCAGAGAACACCCAGAAAATAACCACTTCAATACAGGATTTTGCCAAATACACCCCCGTGGAAGAGCTTGCCGATCGGCTGATCACCTTTACCCCCAATGGCATTACCCCTAGAATGTTCCAATACAACCTGCTCAAAACGGCACAGACCGACAAAAAACATATTGTACTGCCCGAGGGATCCGACGAACGCATCCTATATGCCGCAAAAGAATTGGTCGATACCGGTGCGGCCACCATCACGTTGCTCGGCGACCCACAACAGATCACAGAGAAAGTCACACAACTCGACCTAGATCTGGATATTGGTAAAATATCGATCCTCGATCCCGCATCGGCCGATTGTTTTGACGACTATGCCGAGACGCTCTACGAGTTGCGAAAACATAAAAACCTCAACCGCGCCATGGCACGCGACCTCATGACCGATGTATCCTATTTCGGCACCATGATGGTCTATAAGGGCCATGCAGACGGTATGGTATCTGGGGCCGTACACACCACCCAGCACACCATACGGCCGGCCCTACAATTCATAAAGACCGTACCCGGGGTCTCGTTGGTGTCTTCCATCTTTTTTATGTGCCTGCCCGATCGGGTGGTGGTCTTTGGCGATTGTGCCATCAACCCCAACCCAACGGCAGAGCAATTGGCAGAAATCGCGATTTCATCGGCAGATACCGGTGCCGCTTTCGGCATTGAGCCCAAAATCGCCATGCTATCGTATTCGTCGGGCACTTCGGGTATGGGAGAGGATGTCGATCGCGTACGCACGGCCACCGAACTCGTGAAACAAAAACGGCCCGACCTGAAAATCGAGGGGCCTATACAGTATGATGCCGCCGTTGATCTTCAGGTCGGCAGGAGCAAATTGCCCGATTCGCAGGTGGCGGGCCAAGCAACAATCTTTATTTTTCCTGATCTCAATACGGGCAACAACACCTACAAGGCAGTGCAGCGCGAGACCGGTGCCCTCGCCATTGGCCCCATGTTGCAAGGACTCAGAAAACCCGTGAACGACCTAAGCCGCGGCTGTACAGTTGATGATATTGTGAACACGGTCATCATCACGGCCATACAGGCACAGGGAATGTAA